A portion of the Streptomyces kaniharaensis genome contains these proteins:
- a CDS encoding replication-relaxation family protein, whose protein sequence is MSTRQSPALPDDNDDQADAVEPPQPSRPGRTAYRRGAANPNSSTNAMRSDVLGALGVLKVATAGQLQRLLRPGAASNTVIRQALRDLALHGLVASDGNTRARHKTWRLEGTAGLEAAGQVLGLPRSDMGGTARGAGRSGAQHAMAVNETIAAFVLGGTAPDTPGGVGTVTDWATEVEFTLPGGKRKVRPDAVLQAPEIGVPVLMVEVDRSTMAPERVAAKFTAYRELFRTKVRDNDPALADQEPADRTVHWWRRTWPGHTRPGYPPVALVVTDAGPVALANRQQAVADLSADCWLGRWCKVVRDYNDDGWREYDDAVPIIATTLEALAEHGPLGPIWWRYGRDGRHCLIDALDNPNNRAAYDQRQAAREKKAKQDHRELMQTLACADCGNVPKEESTWVHGSRQWTRRPGGRCWPCHQEHTERLEREAEEQLEAARAANAALRPCWTCRGSIGGKEGSKSELREKAGPDRLECPQCARDRAEKNLGPLVLPAPTKREQVAALVSAPEDPWWEDRVLHAKLYPVRGRRV, encoded by the coding sequence GTGAGCACCCGTCAGAGCCCCGCCCTGCCCGACGACAACGACGACCAGGCCGACGCCGTCGAACCACCGCAGCCGTCCCGGCCGGGCCGGACCGCGTACCGGCGCGGCGCCGCCAACCCGAACAGCTCGACCAACGCCATGCGCTCCGACGTCCTCGGCGCGCTCGGCGTCCTCAAGGTCGCCACCGCCGGCCAGCTCCAGCGACTGCTGCGCCCGGGGGCGGCGTCGAACACCGTGATCCGGCAGGCGTTGCGCGATCTCGCCCTGCACGGCCTGGTCGCCTCCGACGGCAACACCAGGGCGCGGCACAAGACCTGGCGGCTGGAGGGCACGGCCGGACTGGAGGCGGCCGGGCAGGTGCTCGGCCTGCCCCGCTCCGACATGGGCGGAACGGCCCGGGGTGCCGGGCGTTCCGGTGCCCAGCACGCGATGGCGGTCAACGAGACGATCGCCGCGTTCGTCCTCGGAGGCACGGCCCCGGACACCCCGGGTGGGGTGGGCACCGTGACCGACTGGGCGACCGAGGTGGAGTTCACGCTGCCGGGCGGGAAGCGCAAGGTGCGCCCAGACGCGGTGCTCCAGGCCCCGGAGATCGGGGTGCCGGTGCTGATGGTCGAGGTCGACCGCTCCACCATGGCGCCGGAGCGGGTCGCCGCGAAGTTCACCGCCTACCGCGAGCTGTTCCGCACCAAGGTCCGCGACAACGACCCGGCCCTCGCCGACCAAGAGCCGGCCGACCGCACGGTGCACTGGTGGCGCCGAACCTGGCCCGGCCACACCCGGCCCGGGTACCCGCCGGTCGCCCTGGTCGTCACCGACGCCGGACCGGTGGCCCTGGCCAACCGGCAGCAGGCCGTCGCGGACCTGTCCGCCGACTGCTGGCTCGGCCGGTGGTGCAAGGTGGTCCGCGACTACAACGACGACGGCTGGCGCGAGTACGACGACGCGGTGCCCATCATCGCCACCACCCTGGAGGCCCTGGCCGAGCACGGACCACTCGGACCCATCTGGTGGCGCTACGGCCGCGACGGACGGCACTGTCTGATCGACGCGCTGGACAACCCGAACAACCGCGCCGCCTACGACCAGCGCCAGGCCGCCCGGGAGAAGAAGGCCAAGCAGGACCACCGCGAGCTGATGCAGACCCTCGCCTGCGCCGACTGCGGCAACGTCCCCAAGGAGGAGAGCACCTGGGTGCATGGCAGCCGCCAGTGGACCCGGCGCCCGGGTGGCCGTTGCTGGCCCTGCCACCAGGAACACACGGAGCGCCTGGAACGGGAGGCCGAAGAACAGCTGGAAGCCGCCCGGGCAGCGAACGCTGCGTTGCGTCCGTGCTGGACGTGCCGGGGCTCGATCGGTGGCAAGGAGGGCTCGAAGTCGGAGCTGCGGGAGAAGGCCGGCCCCGACCGGCTGGAGTGCCCGCAGTGCGCACGGGACCGCGCCGAGAAGAACCTGGGCCCGCTGGTGCTGCCCGCCCCGACCAAGCGCGAGCAGGTCGCCGCGCTGGTGTCCGCTCCGGAGGATCCGTGGTGGGAGGACCGGGTGCTGCACGCGAAGCTCTACCCGGTGAGGGGTCGCCGGGTGTGA
- a CDS encoding replication-relaxation family protein, with protein sequence MHGDLETDHDVLVTLHRFTLATAEQLHQLHGGTAGIKQTQKRMARLQAEGLAEFVTLPQAGRAKAWHLTAAGSAVTATFPEALRPAAPVPGSEKPAVRHGREHLLDVGRIHAAFVTDARERGEACGPLDLLPHPELPAGGAEVYRPAAHLAYTAGQGDERHRLRAFVERHRPGAGAEETAAQLAACARVWEQAGPDDRGRAWERRWRSFPRLLVVLVGTAAARVRGAVADLRLAAEENPAVAEMLAAVPAGAARLEDLVQRGPSAPVWHPLSSSGRACGWTEL encoded by the coding sequence GTGCACGGGGATCTGGAGACCGACCACGACGTCCTGGTGACGCTCCACCGCTTCACCCTGGCGACCGCCGAGCAGCTCCACCAGCTCCACGGCGGCACCGCCGGGATCAAGCAGACCCAGAAGCGCATGGCCCGGCTCCAGGCCGAGGGCCTAGCCGAGTTCGTGACCCTGCCGCAGGCCGGCCGGGCGAAGGCCTGGCACCTCACCGCGGCCGGCTCCGCCGTGACCGCCACCTTCCCCGAGGCCCTGCGCCCGGCCGCGCCGGTGCCGGGCTCGGAGAAGCCGGCGGTGCGGCACGGGCGCGAGCACCTGCTCGACGTCGGCCGGATCCACGCCGCCTTCGTCACCGACGCCCGGGAGCGCGGCGAGGCCTGCGGCCCGCTCGACCTCCTCCCCCACCCGGAGCTGCCCGCTGGCGGCGCCGAGGTGTACCGGCCCGCCGCACACCTCGCCTACACCGCAGGCCAAGGCGACGAGCGGCACCGGCTGCGGGCGTTCGTCGAACGCCACCGCCCCGGCGCCGGCGCCGAGGAGACCGCGGCGCAGCTGGCGGCCTGCGCCCGGGTGTGGGAGCAGGCCGGCCCGGACGACCGGGGCCGGGCGTGGGAGCGGCGCTGGCGCTCCTTCCCGCGGCTGCTGGTGGTCCTGGTCGGCACGGCGGCCGCCCGGGTGCGCGGCGCGGTGGCGGACCTGCGGCTGGCCGCCGAGGAGAACCCGGCCGTCGCCGAGATGCTGGCCGCCGTCCCGGCCGGCGCCGCCCGCCTCGAGGACCTGGTCCAGCGCGGACCGTCCGCACCGGTCTGGCACCCGCTCAGCAGCAGCGGGCGGGCGTGCGGGTGGACGGAGCTGTAG
- a CDS encoding helix-turn-helix domain-containing protein, producing the protein MGRPEKPIAADAFVELRRLAHHLRKLRADARLSYRQIVEHPDSNGYSVATFQRAAAGVTVPTKEVTIAFAKACGHDANTALRLRREAARATAWAAERNLPRRITPGAIFSLTDLRTAMRYVHLQAGRPSSRVLEADAPPGHLPHTTLDRLLDPRKRPRLPSRQLLEAFLAACAVPPPRRKEWMAAYQRLADHPSLSARALARIARTHGDGTPYRPSWQSSQLHDRVEEEALRKERNQQFQSFRKTWKAPDDLDWANDYGTGEDEYIP; encoded by the coding sequence ATGGGACGACCCGAGAAGCCCATCGCGGCCGACGCCTTCGTCGAGCTGCGCCGGCTGGCCCACCACCTTCGGAAGCTGCGCGCCGACGCCCGCCTGAGCTACCGCCAAATCGTCGAGCACCCGGATAGCAACGGCTACTCCGTGGCCACATTCCAACGAGCGGCCGCCGGGGTGACCGTCCCCACGAAGGAGGTCACCATCGCGTTCGCCAAGGCTTGCGGCCACGACGCCAACACAGCTCTGCGGCTGCGCCGCGAGGCCGCCCGCGCCACTGCCTGGGCCGCCGAGCGCAACCTTCCCCGACGCATCACCCCTGGCGCGATCTTCAGCCTCACCGACTTGCGCACCGCAATGCGCTACGTCCACCTGCAGGCTGGCCGCCCCTCCAGCCGTGTCCTGGAGGCCGACGCCCCACCAGGCCACCTCCCGCACACCACCCTCGACCGCCTCCTCGACCCTCGTAAGAGGCCCCGTCTGCCCAGCCGACAGCTCCTCGAAGCGTTCCTCGCCGCCTGCGCCGTACCCCCGCCGCGCAGGAAGGAGTGGATGGCCGCGTACCAACGACTGGCTGACCACCCCAGCCTCAGCGCCCGGGCCCTCGCGCGCATCGCTCGCACTCACGGCGACGGCACTCCCTACCGTCCGTCCTGGCAGTCGTCGCAGCTCCACGACAGGGTCGAGGAGGAAGCCCTGCGCAAGGAGAGGAATCAGCAGTTCCAGTCGTTTCGGAAGACCTGGAAGGCCCCCGACGACCTTGACTGGGCCAACGACTACGGCACCGGCGAGGACGAGTACATCCCCTAG
- a CDS encoding DUF402 domain-containing protein, translating into MTAVAPGTGAPFAPGATVVRRDIHLGKVWSAQPHRAISDTGTLLELGYWPGISALAPTTWTTALRTGDDTSRKNGLANLAAGTWELEPWAWQHTVLRSRFEEGQWFSLHHFQTPAGEPLRLYVNFERPAVRTRIGIDTLDLLVDLVVEPDLSAATWKDEDEYAHGRRLGFITDADHRAVEQARERALGLLQDRAGPFAGPWPAWTPDPVWPVPELPGGADQADPG; encoded by the coding sequence GTGACCGCCGTCGCGCCGGGCACCGGCGCCCCGTTCGCCCCCGGGGCCACGGTGGTGCGCCGCGACATCCACCTCGGCAAGGTGTGGTCCGCCCAGCCCCACCGGGCGATCTCCGACACCGGCACCCTGCTCGAACTCGGCTACTGGCCGGGGATCAGCGCACTCGCCCCGACCACCTGGACCACGGCGCTGCGCACCGGCGACGACACCTCCCGCAAGAACGGCCTGGCCAACCTCGCGGCCGGCACCTGGGAACTGGAGCCGTGGGCCTGGCAGCACACCGTCCTACGCTCCCGCTTCGAGGAGGGCCAGTGGTTCTCCCTGCACCACTTCCAGACCCCGGCGGGCGAGCCGCTGCGCCTGTACGTGAACTTCGAGCGCCCGGCGGTCCGGACCCGGATCGGGATCGACACCTTGGACCTGCTCGTCGACCTGGTGGTCGAGCCCGACCTGTCCGCGGCGACGTGGAAGGACGAGGACGAGTACGCGCACGGCCGCCGCCTCGGCTTCATCACCGACGCGGATCACCGAGCTGTCGAGCAGGCCCGCGAGCGCGCCCTCGGCCTCCTCCAGGACCGCGCTGGCCCGTTCGCCGGGCCGTGGCCCGCGTGGACGCCGGACCCGGTTTGGCCGGTGCCCGAATTGCCTGGCGGAGCTGACCAGGCCGATCCGGGCTGA
- a CDS encoding replication-relaxation family protein, producing the protein MTTTSPAAPDPDDGDQAADHHQVDRAAKASPDGGKGPGAASVGTSAGTSTPLSVAWPVSAGQRPRSRGRGRGDNPLPPAAEVRWKSGSTEPVRKGVMVSLALFQRATGRELWHLVLPRQRNDRATRDALGDLQAAGRVREELRLPDNRKLWCLTAAGRREAAGLLPAGAKLSALRPERDGPGTAFSEHALDVVATAGLLARAGIGYLEAFSTEVEHAIPHRRSLFTDLVLRDPGAKVPVLLVEVDRENEGVGTLVEKLTSYRAWCELPAKAAAKAAFEASLRRAGTRTHGLRLWPTVYPPTGREGLPPVALVFEAGRKRTRPGTKPLTPEQKKEKEKADHLRLLRRIQAVEAASEDAWYAPPYRGDNITARNYHHALPVVATTLPLLCRFGAGAPWHRFGRDGWYTLTNALDNPDGDELLRAEQAAADQARQEREQERQKAERARRRPACTRCKAPFSDERWAERERAAWGDDGLCAGCRQAAADRKAREEAERERAAAQAAAAEAKRRGSWWRRS; encoded by the coding sequence ATGACCACCACCTCGCCCGCCGCACCCGACCCGGACGACGGGGACCAGGCCGCCGACCACCACCAGGTGGACCGGGCGGCGAAGGCCTCGCCGGACGGGGGCAAGGGGCCCGGCGCCGCCTCCGTCGGCACCTCCGCCGGCACCTCCACGCCCCTGTCGGTGGCCTGGCCCGTTTCCGCAGGCCAGCGGCCCCGGTCAAGGGGTCGAGGTCGTGGCGACAACCCTCTTCCCCCTGCTGCTGAGGTGCGGTGGAAGAGCGGATCGACGGAACCGGTCAGGAAGGGGGTCATGGTGTCGCTCGCCCTGTTCCAACGCGCCACCGGGCGGGAGCTGTGGCATCTGGTCCTGCCCAGGCAGCGCAACGATCGGGCGACCCGCGACGCCCTGGGCGACCTTCAGGCCGCGGGGAGGGTGCGCGAGGAGCTGCGCCTGCCGGACAACCGCAAGCTCTGGTGCCTGACCGCGGCCGGCCGCCGTGAGGCCGCCGGACTGCTCCCGGCCGGGGCGAAGCTGTCCGCGCTGCGCCCCGAGCGGGACGGCCCGGGCACGGCGTTCTCCGAGCACGCCCTGGACGTCGTCGCCACCGCCGGCCTTCTCGCCCGCGCGGGCATCGGGTATCTGGAGGCGTTCTCCACCGAGGTCGAGCACGCGATCCCGCACCGCCGCTCGCTGTTCACCGACCTGGTGCTGCGCGACCCCGGCGCTAAGGTGCCGGTGCTCTTGGTCGAGGTCGACCGCGAGAACGAGGGCGTCGGCACGCTCGTGGAGAAGCTCACCTCGTACCGGGCCTGGTGCGAGCTCCCGGCGAAGGCCGCGGCCAAGGCGGCCTTCGAGGCCTCGCTGCGCCGGGCCGGGACCCGCACGCACGGCCTGCGGCTGTGGCCCACCGTCTACCCGCCGACCGGCCGCGAGGGCCTGCCGCCCGTCGCCCTGGTCTTCGAGGCGGGCCGCAAGCGCACCCGCCCCGGCACCAAGCCGCTCACTCCGGAGCAGAAGAAGGAGAAGGAGAAGGCCGACCACCTACGGCTGCTGCGCCGCATCCAGGCCGTGGAGGCCGCCTCCGAAGACGCCTGGTACGCGCCGCCGTACCGCGGCGACAACATCACCGCCCGCAACTACCACCATGCGCTGCCGGTCGTGGCGACCACCCTGCCGCTGCTGTGCCGCTTCGGCGCCGGCGCCCCGTGGCATCGGTTCGGCCGGGACGGCTGGTACACCCTCACCAACGCGCTCGACAACCCGGACGGCGACGAGCTGCTGCGCGCGGAGCAGGCCGCCGCCGACCAGGCCCGCCAGGAACGGGAGCAGGAACGGCAGAAGGCGGAGCGCGCGCGCCGCCGTCCGGCCTGCACCCGATGCAAGGCGCCGTTCTCGGACGAGCGGTGGGCCGAGCGCGAGCGGGCCGCCTGGGGCGACGACGGGCTGTGCGCCGGCTGCCGCCAGGCCGCCGCCGACCGGAAGGCCCGGGAGGAGGCCGAGCGCGAGCGGGCCGCCGCCCAAGCCGCGGCCGCCGAGGCGAAGCGGCGCGGCTCCTGGTGGCGCCGCTCCTGA
- a CDS encoding trypsin-like peptidase domain-containing protein, with protein sequence MTDYSGGERSDPHDEPIGPTVTAVLEDSYPAVLARLAQVEAKVPRHAEIHGRSVLALTLTNTGTGVVPAVVVCIDQPVMRIRNGSVLGNPEPNDAVDGLLELIYADIASTTGVWDLSVIAVPAPVPQVAPSDEARCGVGPGTFGVRVQTLQIPRALLTAGHAAPTVGASAYDTSAQKLGSVASTKHYGITPAGQVTADVALIELDPMTPDTLRGTPHPSVLGTGHRWDQVTAYGAVTTGQWAAILTAGKPFANPLGPGYGDWDNAMMTAYAISAPGDSGAPVYNKQGELIGHIVGGNPGIYSVIQDINYQLQQVGARLR encoded by the coding sequence ATGACCGACTACTCAGGCGGAGAACGGTCCGATCCTCACGACGAGCCGATCGGCCCGACTGTGACGGCCGTGCTGGAGGACTCCTATCCAGCGGTGTTAGCCCGCTTGGCGCAGGTCGAAGCCAAGGTGCCGCGTCACGCGGAAATCCACGGTCGGTCGGTGCTCGCGCTGACGCTCACCAACACCGGCACGGGGGTAGTACCGGCGGTGGTTGTGTGTATCGATCAACCGGTCATGAGGATCAGGAACGGCTCGGTACTGGGGAACCCCGAACCGAATGACGCCGTCGATGGGCTACTTGAACTCATCTACGCTGACATCGCCAGCACCACGGGCGTATGGGATCTGTCCGTGATCGCCGTACCCGCGCCGGTGCCGCAGGTCGCCCCCAGCGACGAGGCACGCTGCGGTGTAGGGCCAGGGACTTTCGGCGTACGCGTCCAAACCCTCCAGATCCCTCGGGCCCTCCTGACCGCCGGGCATGCGGCTCCTACCGTGGGCGCCTCCGCCTACGACACCAGCGCCCAGAAGCTGGGCAGCGTCGCCTCAACGAAGCACTACGGGATCACCCCCGCCGGCCAAGTAACCGCCGACGTCGCCTTGATCGAGCTAGACCCCATGACACCGGACACCTTGAGGGGGACACCCCACCCTTCCGTGCTCGGAACCGGTCATCGGTGGGACCAGGTCACCGCATACGGCGCGGTAACAACAGGGCAGTGGGCAGCCATCCTCACCGCGGGAAAACCCTTCGCAAACCCCCTCGGGCCAGGATATGGCGACTGGGACAACGCGATGATGACCGCATACGCCATCTCGGCGCCGGGCGACTCTGGGGCCCCTGTCTACAACAAGCAGGGCGAACTGATTGGCCACATCGTGGGCGGGAATCCGGGTATTTATAGCGTTATTCAAGACATCAACTACCAACTGCAGCAGGTGGGTGCAAGACTGCGGTGA
- a CDS encoding helix-turn-helix domain-containing protein, with protein MSAATHSHHGGFDPDSLGMPPVYTLNLSASQRSVLEWLTSHGAVLDPITADVEEIAHDCGTSTSTVYEALSRLETLRLVDHPDPGSYRVNPRYFFASNPEIRRLVAEALEAPEIALDARAEGPRKVGNVDARRRRTIKAVPDQE; from the coding sequence ATGAGCGCCGCCACCCACAGCCACCATGGCGGATTCGACCCGGACAGCCTCGGCATGCCGCCCGTCTACACGCTCAACCTCTCCGCCAGCCAGCGCAGCGTCCTTGAATGGCTCACCAGCCACGGCGCCGTGCTCGACCCGATCACCGCCGACGTCGAGGAGATCGCCCACGACTGCGGTACCTCCACCTCCACCGTGTACGAGGCGCTGTCTCGGTTGGAGACGCTCCGCCTGGTCGATCATCCGGACCCCGGCAGCTACCGGGTCAACCCGCGCTACTTCTTCGCCTCCAACCCCGAGATCCGCCGCCTTGTCGCCGAGGCGCTGGAGGCCCCCGAGATCGCTCTCGACGCCCGGGCCGAAGGCCCTCGAAAGGTCGGCAACGTCGACGCACGACGCCGGCGCACAATTAAGGCCGTGCCCGACCAGGAGTAA
- a CDS encoding MarR family transcriptional regulator: MARRGNIALVNLDTGAVLPAPKARTPHTMDGSYTLNAYTDDAPLYSLALSGAEWATIDWVRSNGGAGAAVKVTAVAVAQDIHATETTAKTALARLVKLNILLKTSPRSQTYQLNPRRFWEGSGDAQVQACRRLDPPPITPDAKAIAAATKAAEKAAAKAPGPRRTAKSTTNGGTR; the protein is encoded by the coding sequence ATGGCTCGCAGGGGCAACATCGCCCTGGTGAACCTGGACACGGGAGCGGTACTGCCCGCGCCGAAGGCGCGGACGCCGCACACCATGGACGGCTCCTACACCCTCAACGCCTACACCGACGATGCGCCGCTGTACTCGCTGGCGCTGTCCGGGGCGGAGTGGGCGACGATCGACTGGGTGCGCTCCAACGGTGGCGCCGGGGCGGCGGTGAAGGTGACCGCGGTGGCCGTCGCGCAGGACATCCACGCGACGGAGACGACTGCCAAGACTGCGCTTGCCCGCCTTGTGAAGCTGAACATCCTGCTCAAGACGAGCCCGCGCAGCCAGACCTACCAGCTCAACCCGCGCCGGTTCTGGGAAGGCAGCGGCGACGCCCAGGTGCAGGCGTGCAGGAGACTGGATCCGCCGCCCATCACGCCGGATGCCAAGGCGATCGCCGCGGCGACGAAGGCCGCCGAGAAGGCCGCCGCCAAGGCGCCCGGACCGCGCCGCACCGCCAAGAGCACGACGAACGGAGGCACCCGATGA
- a CDS encoding zeta toxin family protein — MREQRKAVPAVLSEAEISRVLSGVILPTWAGGAVPQEEPVVLLVAGPPGSGKTSLGDLLMPVLGRRGGAVRVGADLYKNAHQHYEALLAKDVRTAGIGVRSDTRRWQAAVEEHVRAHRLDAVVETALADAHEARAQALAYRAAGHRIEVIAVACALAWSQLGVLERYLGNAEGAGRWVSWANHDECARQLARTLDVLEAEHLVDRVTVVRRGLEFLYGNELVDGTWARPRGAARALEAERARWWDAVETASFRRTLAHAERALARAETRLPADRVLAVARDAERAAALAEPVRRTAQPIAEPPGVDYHRLSADEHEWTFQNLIVPDLGEIVPQERPFVVYVMGAPGAGKTRATAMVRRALRERRPVWISGGMFKAAHPDYFRLLREHPRTASARIRTDYKAWQARAEALVRERCADAVIEISPGSTNAFLDDAAAWRRAGYRVELLVLDVRAADSLQGTALRYAEVSRGGTRPGRFTTTSGHDRCLAAVLECVQAVEEQRLVDHLSVVRRDGTAVFRNTLGVDGRWTGPAGAALVARAGQVRPYTEQEARQFLAHQRELRMALPQYRRDIDAITRLAWPLLPPALQPGRLAFIPPVALPAPCSYAPVISLSLAS; from the coding sequence GTGCGCGAGCAGCGGAAGGCTGTCCCGGCGGTCCTGTCAGAGGCCGAGATCAGCCGGGTCCTGAGCGGGGTGATCCTTCCGACCTGGGCCGGTGGTGCGGTGCCGCAGGAGGAGCCGGTGGTACTGCTGGTGGCCGGCCCACCCGGCAGCGGCAAGACCTCCCTTGGCGACCTGCTGATGCCGGTCCTCGGTCGGCGCGGCGGCGCGGTGCGCGTCGGCGCCGACCTCTACAAGAACGCGCACCAGCACTACGAGGCGCTGTTGGCGAAGGACGTGCGCACCGCAGGCATCGGCGTACGGTCGGACACCCGCCGCTGGCAGGCCGCCGTGGAGGAGCACGTGCGCGCCCACCGGTTGGACGCGGTGGTGGAGACCGCGCTCGCCGACGCGCACGAGGCCCGGGCCCAGGCGCTGGCCTACCGGGCGGCCGGGCACCGGATCGAGGTGATCGCCGTGGCATGCGCCCTGGCCTGGAGCCAGCTCGGTGTGCTGGAGCGCTACCTCGGCAACGCCGAGGGGGCCGGGCGGTGGGTGTCGTGGGCCAACCACGACGAGTGCGCCCGCCAGCTGGCCCGGACCCTGGACGTGCTGGAGGCCGAGCACCTGGTCGACCGCGTCACCGTCGTGCGGCGCGGCCTGGAGTTCCTGTACGGCAACGAGCTCGTCGACGGAACGTGGGCACGGCCGCGCGGCGCGGCCCGGGCGCTGGAGGCCGAGCGGGCCAGGTGGTGGGACGCGGTTGAGACCGCGTCCTTCCGCCGGACACTGGCCCACGCCGAGCGCGCCCTTGCGCGGGCGGAGACCCGGCTGCCGGCCGACCGGGTGCTGGCCGTGGCGCGCGACGCGGAGCGGGCCGCCGCGCTGGCCGAGCCGGTGCGGCGCACCGCCCAGCCGATCGCCGAGCCGCCCGGCGTCGACTACCACCGGCTGTCCGCCGACGAACACGAGTGGACCTTCCAGAACCTGATCGTCCCGGACCTCGGGGAGATCGTCCCGCAGGAGCGACCCTTCGTCGTGTACGTGATGGGAGCACCGGGTGCTGGCAAGACCCGGGCGACCGCGATGGTGCGCCGGGCCCTGCGGGAACGGCGGCCGGTGTGGATCTCCGGCGGAATGTTCAAGGCGGCCCACCCGGACTACTTCCGGCTGCTGCGCGAGCACCCGCGCACCGCCTCCGCCCGGATCCGCACGGACTACAAGGCATGGCAGGCGAGGGCCGAGGCGCTGGTGCGCGAACGGTGCGCAGACGCCGTGATCGAGATCTCCCCCGGCAGCACGAACGCCTTCCTGGACGACGCCGCCGCGTGGCGCCGAGCCGGGTACCGCGTCGAGTTGCTGGTGCTGGACGTCCGCGCGGCCGACAGCCTGCAGGGCACCGCCCTGCGCTACGCCGAGGTCAGCCGGGGCGGCACCCGGCCGGGCCGGTTCACCACCACCTCCGGACACGACCGGTGCCTCGCGGCGGTGCTGGAGTGCGTCCAGGCCGTCGAGGAGCAGCGCCTGGTGGACCACCTCAGCGTGGTGCGGCGCGACGGCACCGCCGTCTTCCGCAACACGCTCGGCGTCGACGGCCGGTGGACTGGTCCGGCCGGTGCCGCACTCGTCGCCCGGGCGGGGCAGGTGCGGCCCTACACGGAGCAGGAGGCCCGCCAGTTCCTCGCCCACCAGCGCGAGCTGCGTATGGCCCTGCCGCAGTACCGGCGGGACATCGACGCAATCACCCGCCTCGCCTGGCCGCTGCTGCCGCCCGCGCTTCAGCCCGGTCGGCTCGCCTTCATCCCGCCCGTGGCGCTCCCGGCGCCGTGCTCCTACGCGCCGGTGATCTCGCTGAGCTTGGCGTCGTAG